The Chloroflexia bacterium SDU3-3 genomic interval CTTGACGAAGGCGCACCATGGTCGGCCCGACGTGCAAGCGAAGCCCACACGCCCGTCATCTTACGACACAGTATATCTTTCTTGCCGAAATATATTTTTATCAAAAAATACATGCTTTTGTTTGAAAATGAGAGTATATGTGTAGATAGGATAACGTAAACTTAGATAGATTATATTATAACGAAAAATTCGCACGATTATCGCCCGCGCATACTGCTCGCTGCAACACTTGCCCCGCCCGCATCGTCTTGATTTGGTATAATGGGATCAATACTGAACCTTCTAAGCTGCGTGAGGAGGCGGCGCACACGCTATGTCTTCCTATTTTGTAACATTTATCCAGCTCCTGCTTGAGGTGCTCTCGCTAGCGATCTTTGGCCGGATGCTGCTCTCGTGGGTTGACCCGATGGGCAACATGAAAATATCGCAGATCCTGCGCGAGATCACCGAGCCGATCCTGGCTCCCATCCGCAGTATCCTGCCGCCGGTGTCTATGTTCGACTTCTCGCCCATGATCGCCATGATGCTGCTGGTGGCGATCTCGCAGCTGGTGGTGGCCTTCGCCCGCTAGCGCAGGCGCGGCCCGATCTGCCTGTGGCGTACGGCCCGCGTGGCCGCGCCGCAGGCAGATCTTTTTGGGGTATACTCTTGGGCGAACTGGGCGGGGCTATCAAGCCCCGCCCACCCGCCAACCCAAGAGCGAAAAGGCTTCTCCCCATGGCACAGCACGAAGGCACCGCGCCCCCCGCGCGGCGCGACCCGGTGATACGCTCCAGCTGGTTTGTTCTGCTTGTGGTCTTCTTGGCCGGCATCGGCACCCTGGGGGTGGAGATGGTGGCCTCGCGGCTGCTCGCGCCCTACTTCGGCACCTCGCAGCCGATCTGGGCCGTGGTCATCGGCATGACCCTGGTCTACCTGGCGCTGGGCTACCGCCTGGGCGGCGCGCTGGCCGACCGCCGCCCCGACGAGCAGGTGCTCTACCAGATCATCTGCTGGGCGGGTTTCGCCACCGGCTTCATCCCCATCCTCTCCTACCCCATCCTGCACATCTCGCAGCAGGCGCTGGAGGCGCTGGCGGTGGGCAGCTTCTTGGGCGCGCTGGTGGGCGTGCTGCTGCTGTTCGCCATCCCCGTCACGCTCATGGCTATGGTCAGCCCGTTCGCGGTGCGCGTGCAGCTCAAGCGTGTGCAGCAGGGCA includes:
- a CDS encoding YggT family protein; its protein translation is MSSYFVTFIQLLLEVLSLAIFGRMLLSWVDPMGNMKISQILREITEPILAPIRSILPPVSMFDFSPMIAMMLLVAISQLVVAFAR